A stretch of the Planktothricoides raciborskii GIHE-MW2 genome encodes the following:
- a CDS encoding diguanylate cyclase domain-containing protein, translated as MSNLIHLSQKYPPEKKSATFIRYSQNHQNWQQLFQLIDDIKNQIDHYRGEYSRLFDARKYQILQNLEAKIEKLNQEIFKHQEEEQYLLELNEKLHRFATIDRLTQVANRYCFDRYLDHEWHRLIRYQRPLSLIFCDIDFFKQYNDKYGHPAGDKCLQKVAQAIRGAVKRSTDLVARYGGEEFVVVLPGTDLSGAIKVASTIRSAAEQLRIPHSQSSVSEYVTLSLGLSSMIPNQASSPEQLLAEADAKLYEAKQSGRNCVKYSMNCQTCQQNQGEKISLTLKEIENINRTIMIHWSFEKKSMIRIGRAADNDVVLYHPLVSRHHLKLQWVGQTWELQSFGQNGTYINDREVEQAVVNGGEIIKLARFGPALQIDLINSE; from the coding sequence ATGTCTAATTTAATTCATTTAAGTCAAAAATATCCTCCAGAAAAAAAAAGTGCTACTTTCATCAGATATAGCCAAAATCATCAAAATTGGCAACAATTGTTTCAATTAATCGATGATATCAAAAACCAAATCGATCACTATAGAGGAGAATACTCCCGTTTATTTGATGCACGAAAATATCAAATATTGCAAAATTTAGAAGCAAAAATAGAAAAACTAAATCAAGAGATATTTAAACATCAAGAAGAAGAACAATATTTACTAGAACTAAATGAAAAATTGCATCGATTTGCGACGATTGACAGATTAACCCAGGTAGCTAATCGGTACTGCTTTGATCGATATCTTGACCATGAATGGCATCGTTTGATTCGCTATCAAAGACCGTTATCATTAATTTTCTGTGATATAGATTTTTTTAAGCAGTATAACGATAAGTACGGACATCCAGCCGGAGATAAATGTTTACAAAAAGTAGCCCAAGCGATTCGCGGGGCTGTCAAACGTTCTACGGATTTAGTTGCCCGTTATGGGGGAGAAGAATTTGTGGTGGTTTTGCCGGGAACCGATCTATCTGGGGCGATTAAAGTGGCTTCAACCATTCGTTCAGCAGCAGAACAACTTCGGATTCCCCATAGTCAGTCGAGTGTAAGTGAATATGTCACCTTAAGTTTGGGTCTGTCGAGTATGATTCCCAATCAGGCATCTTCACCGGAACAGTTGTTAGCGGAGGCAGATGCCAAATTATATGAAGCGAAACAGTCTGGACGCAATTGTGTCAAATATTCTATGAATTGTCAGACTTGTCAACAAAATCAAGGTGAAAAAATTTCTCTCACATTGAAAGAAATCGAAAATATTAACCGCACTATAATGATTCATTGGTCTTTTGAGAAAAAGTCCATGATTAGAATTGGTCGGGCAGCGGATAATGATGTTGTGTTATATCATCCCCTGGTGTCGAGACACCATCTGAAGTTACAGTGGGTTGGCCAGACATGGGAATTACAAAGTTTCGGCCAAAATGGAACCTATATTAATGACAGAGAAGTTGAGCAAGCAGTGGTAAATGGTGGGGAAATTATCAAGTTAGCTCGCTTTGGCCCAGCGCTGCAAATTGATTTAATTAATAGTGAGTGA
- a CDS encoding oxaloacetate decarboxylase, producing the protein MVNAFIFNHNPTIPLVTASFMTPGQKLRQLLQEPGLLICPGVHDCLSAQIAEQVGFEVIFTSGFGISASTLGRPDYGFLTATEMLYSVSRIVQGVKIPLVADIDTGYGNPLNVIRTVTEAVLLGVAGVILEDQEWPKKCGHFQGKRVIPAEEHIEKIKAAVKARGESGLVIIGRTDARAPLGLEEAIRRGRAYFEAGADIVFIEAPQSVEELKAIAAAFPDAPLFANAIEGGKTPLMSPPELEALGYKIAVFPLAGLFSATKAIADCYKYLKEHGTTVGFDRLLNFQQFEQIINISQYRQLEQEFSVNPTTNPTTNPTTNPTTNSTTKPHPEASEH; encoded by the coding sequence ATGGTCAATGCTTTTATATTCAATCATAATCCAACCATCCCTTTAGTCACCGCAAGCTTTATGACTCCCGGCCAAAAACTTCGACAACTGCTCCAAGAACCCGGACTGTTAATCTGTCCCGGCGTTCACGACTGTCTCAGCGCTCAAATCGCCGAACAAGTCGGTTTTGAAGTAATTTTTACCAGTGGGTTTGGCATCTCCGCCTCCACCTTGGGGCGGCCAGACTACGGCTTCCTCACCGCCACTGAAATGCTTTACAGTGTCAGTCGCATAGTTCAAGGGGTGAAAATTCCCTTAGTTGCAGATATTGACACCGGCTATGGCAATCCCCTCAACGTGATTCGCACTGTCACCGAAGCGGTACTTCTCGGTGTAGCTGGTGTGATCTTAGAAGATCAAGAATGGCCGAAAAAATGCGGTCATTTCCAAGGCAAACGGGTGATTCCGGCAGAGGAACATATTGAAAAAATTAAAGCAGCAGTCAAAGCACGAGGCGAAAGTGGTTTAGTGATTATTGGTCGCACCGATGCTCGGGCGCCCCTAGGACTTGAAGAGGCCATTCGCCGAGGTCGGGCTTATTTTGAAGCCGGGGCCGATATTGTATTTATTGAAGCGCCCCAATCTGTTGAGGAGTTAAAAGCGATCGCCGCAGCTTTTCCCGATGCCCCGTTATTTGCCAACGCCATTGAAGGTGGCAAAACTCCCCTCATGTCGCCCCCGGAACTAGAAGCCCTCGGCTATAAAATCGCGGTATTTCCCTTGGCGGGTTTATTTTCTGCCACCAAAGCGATCGCCGACTGTTACAAATATCTGAAAGAACATGGCACCACCGTGGGCTTCGATCGCTTGCTCAACTTCCAGCAATTCGAGCAAATCATCAACATTTCCCAATATCGTCAACTCGAACAAGAATTTTCTGTCAACCCAACCACAAACCCAACTACAAACCCAACCACAAACCCAACTACAAACTCAACCACAAAGCCCCACCCCGAAGCCTCGGAACATTAG
- a CDS encoding DUF3119 family protein, translated as MTTTNTPQIRETIRLAPSFVIPLVLAIAAIPLLLVQVWIGLPVEVLAVFLLFQTATIRLEFTETALDVYRSERRIRQFPYQDWSHWEIFWPPVPILFYFREVNSIHFLPILFNPKMLQTCLEERCPRKIK; from the coding sequence GTGACTACGACGAATACCCCCCAAATTAGAGAAACGATTCGACTGGCTCCTAGTTTTGTGATTCCTTTGGTATTGGCGATCGCAGCCATTCCTCTACTGCTGGTTCAAGTTTGGATTGGCTTGCCCGTTGAGGTATTGGCTGTATTTTTGTTGTTTCAAACCGCCACAATTCGCTTGGAATTTACCGAAACCGCTTTAGATGTTTACCGTTCAGAGCGACGAATTCGCCAGTTTCCCTACCAAGACTGGTCTCACTGGGAAATCTTTTGGCCTCCGGTGCCGATTCTATTTTATTTTCGCGAAGTGAATAGCATTCACTTTCTGCCAATTTTGTTTAATCCCAAAATGCTGCAAACCTGTCTAGAAGAACGCTGTCCGAGAAAAATTAAGTAA
- a CDS encoding DUF3086 domain-containing protein yields MVNDVAELQRQKKALQEEILQLEANRGRLLQENIAELQNTLGQMIQESLGELQQRKQALQISVEQLERRQERIRKEMQTTFAGVSQDLAIRVQGFKDYLVGSLQDLVRAAEDLEMSPKQRSPEPASDERFREADPSRESRSSGQPAASGPNNPEFGNSSFEEQAQLIRRILKQFRTQPDYYGPPWQLRRTFEPIHAERVSNWFFTQGGRGALRTMGSRLQNILVASAVMSCLRKIYGNRFRTLVLADSPERLGEWRRGLQDCLGISRSDFGPERGVVLFEDAEALVQKAERLIKDGLMPLILIDETEGQINLGVLQFPLWLAFAAEPKMSAAAASSNW; encoded by the coding sequence TTGGTCAATGATGTGGCGGAATTACAACGGCAAAAAAAAGCCTTGCAAGAAGAGATTTTGCAGTTAGAAGCGAACCGGGGGCGCTTGCTGCAAGAAAATATCGCGGAACTCCAGAACACTCTGGGGCAAATGATCCAAGAGTCTTTAGGTGAGTTGCAACAACGCAAACAGGCTTTACAAATTTCTGTGGAACAACTTGAACGACGGCAAGAACGCATTCGCAAGGAAATGCAGACCACTTTTGCCGGTGTTTCCCAAGACTTAGCGATTCGGGTTCAAGGGTTTAAAGATTATTTGGTGGGGAGTTTGCAGGATTTGGTCAGGGCAGCGGAAGACTTGGAGATGTCTCCGAAACAGCGATCGCCTGAACCAGCTTCTGATGAGCGATTCCGCGAAGCGGATCCCTCAAGGGAATCGCGTTCCTCCGGGCAACCAGCCGCCAGCGGTCCGAATAACCCCGAATTTGGGAATTCGTCTTTTGAAGAACAAGCCCAGCTAATTCGGCGAATTTTAAAGCAATTTCGCACTCAACCGGACTACTACGGCCCACCGTGGCAACTGCGGCGCACCTTTGAACCCATTCACGCGGAACGAGTCTCTAACTGGTTTTTCACCCAAGGAGGACGTGGGGCTTTACGGACAATGGGCAGTCGCTTACAAAATATCTTGGTTGCCTCAGCGGTGATGTCCTGCTTGCGGAAAATCTATGGCAACCGTTTTCGGACTTTAGTCTTAGCGGATAGTCCAGAACGCTTAGGAGAATGGCGCCGAGGTTTGCAAGATTGTTTAGGCATTTCCCGCAGTGATTTTGGCCCTGAACGTGGGGTGGTATTGTTTGAGGATGCGGAAGCCTTAGTTCAAAAAGCCGAAAGATTGATTAAAGATGGTTTAATGCCACTAATTTTAATTGATGAAACTGAAGGGCAAATTAACTTAGGAGTGCTGCAATTTCCTTTATGGTTAGCGTTTGCTGCTGAACCAAAAATGTCAGCCGCCGCTGCTTCTAGTAATTGGTAA
- the ctpB gene encoding carboxyl-terminal processing protease CtpB: protein MNQYSRGFRFLQVALFTGTLATTATLSSLSSGWNRSVLAALEDSPKTVLDEAWQIVNQRYVDPDFNQVDWQSVRTRLLNTEYSSTEQAYAALRQALAELGDRYTRFLDPEQYQALSNQTAGELTGVGMRLQLDQQSNRITVAEPMENSPAMLAGIKSGDHILQIDGQSTDNMKVDQAAQLIRGEVGTQIQLKLFRPGSHEFEVTLTRARIALPAVHYTLQQEGSNKIGYIRLKEFSSHAAEQMKSAIQNLQQQNVDAFVLDLRGNPGGLLYASIDIAKMWLSEGDIVRTVNRNGFGEDFAAKGKALTNLPLAVLVDNNSASASEILAGALQDNGRATIIGGQTFGKALVQSVHKLSDGSGLAVTIAHYYTPNGTDISHKGITPDIQVDMNSAEQLRASTNTSLLGTHEDPCYLQAVSNLQAQIRPQPFAVQDSLYR, encoded by the coding sequence ATGAATCAATATTCAAGAGGCTTTCGTTTTCTTCAAGTTGCCTTATTTACTGGAACCCTTGCCACCACTGCAACTTTATCCTCGTTGAGTTCGGGCTGGAATCGTTCTGTGTTAGCCGCCCTGGAAGATAGTCCGAAAACTGTTTTGGATGAAGCGTGGCAAATTGTTAACCAAAGATATGTCGATCCTGATTTTAATCAAGTAGATTGGCAATCGGTGAGAACTCGGTTGCTCAATACTGAATACAGTTCCACCGAGCAAGCTTATGCCGCATTACGCCAAGCACTCGCTGAATTGGGCGATCGCTACACCCGATTTTTAGACCCAGAGCAATATCAAGCCCTGAGCAACCAGACCGCTGGGGAACTGACTGGGGTAGGGATGCGGCTGCAACTGGATCAACAGAGCAATCGGATCACCGTAGCAGAACCGATGGAAAACTCTCCGGCAATGTTAGCCGGAATTAAATCAGGGGATCACATTCTGCAAATTGACGGTCAATCCACCGATAACATGAAGGTGGATCAAGCCGCCCAATTGATTAGAGGCGAAGTCGGCACCCAAATTCAACTAAAACTATTTCGCCCTGGATCCCACGAATTTGAAGTCACCCTGACTCGTGCCCGAATTGCCTTGCCAGCGGTGCATTATACCTTACAACAAGAAGGATCGAACAAAATCGGCTATATCCGCTTGAAAGAATTTAGTTCCCATGCGGCAGAACAAATGAAAAGCGCGATCCAAAATTTGCAGCAGCAGAATGTGGACGCCTTTGTCCTTGACCTGCGGGGAAATCCTGGAGGTCTATTATATGCCAGCATTGACATTGCCAAAATGTGGCTGAGTGAAGGGGACATCGTGCGGACGGTCAACCGCAATGGATTTGGGGAGGATTTTGCAGCCAAAGGTAAAGCTTTAACCAACTTGCCCTTAGCGGTTTTGGTGGATAATAACTCCGCCAGTGCTAGTGAAATTTTAGCCGGTGCCCTCCAAGATAATGGCAGAGCCACGATTATTGGGGGTCAAACCTTTGGCAAAGCCTTGGTGCAATCGGTGCATAAACTTTCTGACGGTTCCGGTTTAGCGGTGACGATCGCCCACTACTACACTCCTAATGGCACTGATATTAGCCACAAGGGAATTACCCCGGATATTCAGGTGGACATGAACAGTGCCGAACAACTGCGGGCTTCCACTAATACATCTCTCCTCGGTACTCACGAAGATCCTTGTTATCTGCAAGCCGTATCCAATTTACAAGCCCAAATTAGACCGCAACCTTTTGCCGTCCAAGATTCACTGTATCGCTAG
- a CDS encoding YdcF family protein translates to MAILILIGLVGSWWLLLDRPMLRESANRPIDSILVLGGSISREIYVAQLAKKFPQVPILISRGSSDPCIWLIFQTAAAPIHHVWLQNCATSTFKNYYFALPLLKQWNVHHLKIITSASHLPRAKWLAQIILGSHGIWTEVDVVEEKGIPGNRETWLKTSLDVIRSLIWARVSQYYNPECSQLKHLPVVDFSAWKKRGFKCEHQAGLNKKN, encoded by the coding sequence GTGGCGATTCTGATTTTGATTGGTTTGGTGGGCAGTTGGTGGTTACTGCTCGATCGCCCAATGTTACGAGAATCAGCGAATAGACCGATTGATAGTATTTTAGTCTTAGGCGGCAGCATTAGTCGAGAAATCTATGTGGCACAACTTGCCAAAAAATTTCCCCAAGTACCGATTTTAATTTCCCGTGGTTCTTCAGATCCTTGTATTTGGTTAATTTTTCAGACAGCCGCCGCCCCCATTCACCACGTTTGGTTGCAAAATTGTGCCACTTCTACTTTTAAAAATTACTATTTTGCTCTGCCGTTATTAAAACAGTGGAATGTGCATCATTTAAAGATTATTACTTCTGCCAGTCATTTACCAAGAGCAAAATGGTTAGCCCAAATTATTTTGGGTTCTCATGGAATTTGGACAGAAGTCGATGTGGTTGAAGAAAAAGGCATACCCGGAAATCGGGAAACATGGCTGAAAACTAGCCTAGATGTGATTCGTAGTCTAATTTGGGCAAGAGTCAGTCAATATTATAATCCTGAATGTTCCCAGTTAAAACATTTACCAGTGGTTGATTTTTCTGCTTGGAAAAAACGGGGATTTAAATGCGAGCATCAGGCAGGCTTAAACAAGAAAAATTAA
- a CDS encoding DUF1499 domain-containing protein: MQRLFCLFRLFRLKIVPICLAFVLTIGGFLGSTFPAIANDRLPETMVASLFSFSGDRPRNLGVKNGALATCPASPNCVSSQSGDGEHQIAPLTYQGTPAEAIGQLKEIIEASENAKIITAEHNYIYAEFTSKLMGFVDDVEFYLDPEAATIQVRSASRLGESDLGVNRKRIEAIRSKFNP, from the coding sequence ATGCAAAGATTATTTTGCTTATTTCGCTTATTTCGCTTAAAAATTGTGCCGATTTGCCTTGCTTTTGTATTGACCATCGGCGGTTTTTTAGGCTCAACTTTTCCGGCAATCGCCAACGATCGCTTACCAGAAACAATGGTGGCTAGTCTATTTTCTTTTTCCGGCGATCGCCCCAGAAATTTAGGAGTAAAAAATGGTGCCTTAGCCACTTGTCCCGCTTCTCCCAACTGCGTGTCTAGTCAAAGCGGAGATGGGGAACATCAAATTGCCCCGCTGACCTATCAAGGAACTCCCGCAGAGGCGATCGGGCAACTAAAGGAAATTATAGAAGCGAGCGAAAATGCCAAAATCATTACCGCTGAACACAACTATATCTATGCCGAATTTACCAGTAAATTAATGGGATTTGTCGATGATGTAGAATTTTATTTAGACCCCGAAGCAGCAACCATTCAAGTTCGTTCCGCTTCCCGTCTCGGTGAATCAGACTTAGGGGTCAACCGGAAAAGAATCGAAGCCATTCGCAGTAAATTTAACCCCTAA
- a CDS encoding alpha/beta fold hydrolase has product MTVLEADWQHHFIETNRIRLHCVSQGEGELVVLLHGFPEFWYSWRYQIPALARYFKVVVPDLRGYNDSDKPESGYDLDTLTADIQGLIKQLGYVKAHIVGHDWGGAIAWNLAQKFPQSLDRLAILNAPHPQRWLTEIGGNFDQLQRSWFILACQLPALPEWLIQLNLREFVKNIFQNEAIRKGAFTADLTKIYQDALAKPGALSAALNYYRQLMSPGNLLQTLARSPKPVKSPTLVLWGENDSFLSPKFTEGLDKLIQAPFELKLVPQCGHWIQQEVPHLVNRELISFLRQSGKG; this is encoded by the coding sequence ATGACTGTGCTAGAAGCTGATTGGCAACACCATTTTATTGAAACCAACCGGATCCGTTTGCACTGTGTGAGTCAAGGAGAAGGTGAATTGGTGGTTTTGTTACATGGATTTCCAGAGTTTTGGTATTCCTGGCGATATCAAATACCAGCCCTGGCTCGATATTTTAAGGTTGTAGTTCCCGATTTACGGGGATATAATGATTCCGATAAGCCGGAAAGTGGCTACGATCTCGATACGTTAACGGCGGATATCCAAGGGTTAATTAAACAGTTAGGTTATGTGAAAGCCCATATTGTGGGACATGATTGGGGTGGGGCGATCGCCTGGAACTTGGCGCAAAAGTTTCCCCAATCTTTGGATCGGTTAGCGATTTTAAATGCCCCACATCCCCAACGGTGGTTAACAGAAATTGGCGGCAATTTCGATCAACTTCAGCGCAGTTGGTTTATCCTCGCTTGTCAATTGCCCGCATTGCCCGAATGGTTAATTCAGTTAAATTTACGCGAATTTGTAAAGAATATTTTTCAAAACGAAGCGATTCGCAAAGGGGCTTTTACTGCTGATTTAACTAAGATTTATCAAGATGCTCTGGCAAAACCGGGTGCTTTATCGGCGGCGTTGAATTATTACCGACAGTTAATGTCTCCGGGGAATTTATTGCAGACTTTGGCGCGATCGCCCAAACCAGTAAAATCCCCTACCTTAGTCCTTTGGGGTGAAAATGATTCTTTCCTCTCGCCAAAGTTTACTGAAGGGTTGGATAAGTTAATTCAAGCGCCGTTTGAACTAAAATTAGTGCCGCAATGTGGGCATTGGATTCAACAAGAAGTCCCCCATTTAGTCAATCGGGAATTAATCTCGTTTTTGCGTCAGTCGGGGAAAGGTTAA
- a CDS encoding Uma2 family endonuclease: MQIKQFKYPVEQSEPPRPARETLPTMYDLPSENPEEPGLPDEFHDLQPELLRFTFRPPNYPAEQLFCGSDMNLYYDVRHPYWYKRPDWFAVVGVSRLYENQDLRLSYVMWQEAVRPTVVVELLSPGTEKEDLGSTVRLSSDPPTKWEVYERILGVPYYIVFDRYTDELKAFVLMAGSYQQISLQEPKIWMPQLELGLGLWWGDYEGITCRWLRWYDAQGNWILTPSEREAVVQQELETERQRAEAERSRSERLAELLRTQGIDPDSIT; the protein is encoded by the coding sequence ATGCAAATCAAACAATTTAAATACCCAGTGGAACAAAGTGAACCGCCACGTCCGGCGAGAGAAACTTTGCCCACCATGTATGATTTACCTAGTGAAAATCCGGAGGAACCTGGTTTGCCTGACGAATTCCACGATCTTCAACCCGAACTGTTACGATTCACTTTTCGCCCCCCGAATTACCCAGCAGAACAATTGTTTTGCGGCAGTGATATGAACCTTTACTACGATGTGCGACACCCTTACTGGTATAAAAGACCAGATTGGTTTGCGGTAGTCGGAGTGTCCAGACTTTATGAAAATCAGGATTTACGCTTAAGTTATGTGATGTGGCAAGAAGCAGTCCGTCCGACAGTGGTGGTGGAGTTATTGTCACCAGGAACGGAAAAAGAAGACTTGGGTTCAACAGTCCGCTTAAGTAGCGACCCACCGACGAAATGGGAAGTTTATGAGCGGATTTTAGGGGTGCCCTATTATATAGTGTTCGATCGCTACACCGATGAGTTAAAAGCGTTTGTTCTGATGGCTGGATCTTATCAGCAGATTTCGCTACAAGAACCGAAAATTTGGATGCCCCAATTAGAATTAGGTTTGGGTTTGTGGTGGGGAGACTATGAGGGAATTACTTGCCGCTGGTTGCGCTGGTACGATGCCCAAGGTAATTGGATTTTGACTCCCAGTGAACGGGAAGCCGTTGTTCAGCAAGAACTAGAAACCGAACGGCAACGTGCGGAAGCGGAACGATCGCGTAGTGAGCGTTTAGCAGAATTATTGCGTACCCAAGGAATTGACCCGGATTCTATTACTTGA